The Juglans microcarpa x Juglans regia isolate MS1-56 chromosome 8S, Jm3101_v1.0, whole genome shotgun sequence genome has a window encoding:
- the LOC121244726 gene encoding 7-methyl-GTP pyrophosphatase isoform X5: MEANTSPFKIILGSSSIARRTILAEMGYEFTIMTADIDEKCIRKDKPEDLVMALAEAKADAIISKLQTINHQEKDVEQTILIAADTVVVYEGVVREKPSSKEEARQYLKDYSGSHAATVGSVLVTNLKTGFRKGEWDRVEIYFHEIPDEIIEKLIEEGIVLNVAGGLIIEHPLILPFVKQVVGTTDSVMGLPKALTEKLLREAL, translated from the exons ATGGAAGCGAATACTTCTCCGTTCAAG ATAATTTTGGGATCATCTTCAATAGCACGTCGAACAATATTAGCTGAGATGGGATACGAGTTTACAATTATG ACTGCAGATATTGATGAAAAATGCATACGAAAGGATAAGCCAGAAGACTTGGTTATGGCTCTCGCTGAGGCAAAG GCTGATGCTATCATATCAAAACTACAAACTATCAATCATCAAGAGAAGGATGTTGAACAAACAATCTTGATTGCGGCTGACACA GTGGTGGTCTATGAAGGTGTGGTCAGGGAAAAACCATCGAGTAAGGAGGAAGCAAGACAGTATTTGAAAG ACTATTCTGGGAGCCATGCAGCAACAGTGGGATCTGTGCTAGTTACAAACCTTAAGACAGGATTCAGAAAAGGAGAATGGGACCGAGTGGAG ATCTATTTCCATGAAATACCAGATGAAATCATTGAGAAACTg aTTGAGGAGGGGATTGTGCTTAATGTTGCCGGAGGACTGATCATAGAGCATCCTTTGATTCTGCCCTTCGTCAAACAAGTG GTTGGAACAACAGATAGTGTGATGGGGCTCCCCAAAGCTCTGACTGAAAAACTTTTGAGGGAGGCCCTATAG
- the LOC121244726 gene encoding 7-methyl-GTP pyrophosphatase isoform X6, giving the protein MEANTSPFKIILGSSSIARRTILAEMGYEFTIMTADIDEKCIRKDKPEDLVMALAEAKAEAILQRPIGDYIKDAEPTLLITCDQVVVYEGVVREKPSSKEEARQYLKDYSGSHAATVGSVLVTNLKTGFRKGEWDRVEIYFHEIPDEIIEKLIEEGIVLNVAGGLIIEHPLILPFVKQVVGTTDSVMGLPKALTEKLLREAL; this is encoded by the exons ATGGAAGCGAATACTTCTCCGTTCAAG ATAATTTTGGGATCATCTTCAATAGCACGTCGAACAATATTAGCTGAGATGGGATACGAGTTTACAATTATG ACTGCAGATATTGATGAAAAATGCATACGAAAGGATAAGCCAGAAGACTTGGTTATGGCTCTCGCTGAGGCAAAG GCAGAAGCCATCTTACAAAGGCCCATTGGTGACTACATAAAGGATGCTGAGCCAACACTGTTAATTACTTGTGACCAA GTGGTGGTCTATGAAGGTGTGGTCAGGGAAAAACCATCGAGTAAGGAGGAAGCAAGACAGTATTTGAAAG ACTATTCTGGGAGCCATGCAGCAACAGTGGGATCTGTGCTAGTTACAAACCTTAAGACAGGATTCAGAAAAGGAGAATGGGACCGAGTGGAG ATCTATTTCCATGAAATACCAGATGAAATCATTGAGAAACTg aTTGAGGAGGGGATTGTGCTTAATGTTGCCGGAGGACTGATCATAGAGCATCCTTTGATTCTGCCCTTCGTCAAACAAGTG GTTGGAACAACAGATAGTGTGATGGGGCTCCCCAAAGCTCTGACTGAAAAACTTTTGAGGGAGGCCCTATAG
- the LOC121244726 gene encoding 7-methyl-GTP pyrophosphatase isoform X4 → MEANTSPFKAVVQIILGSSSIARRTILAEMGYEFTIMTADIDEKCIRKDKPEDLVMALAEAKAEAILQRPIGDYIKDAEPTLLITCDQVVVYEGVVREKPSSKEEARQYLKDYSGSHAATVGSVLVTNLKTGFRKGEWDRVEIYFHEIPDEIIEKLIEEGIVLNVAGGLIIEHPLILPFVKQVVGTTDSVMGLPKALTEKLLREAL, encoded by the exons ATGGAAGCGAATACTTCTCCGTTCAAG GCTGTTGTGCAGATAATTTTGGGATCATCTTCAATAGCACGTCGAACAATATTAGCTGAGATGGGATACGAGTTTACAATTATG ACTGCAGATATTGATGAAAAATGCATACGAAAGGATAAGCCAGAAGACTTGGTTATGGCTCTCGCTGAGGCAAAG GCAGAAGCCATCTTACAAAGGCCCATTGGTGACTACATAAAGGATGCTGAGCCAACACTGTTAATTACTTGTGACCAA GTGGTGGTCTATGAAGGTGTGGTCAGGGAAAAACCATCGAGTAAGGAGGAAGCAAGACAGTATTTGAAAG ACTATTCTGGGAGCCATGCAGCAACAGTGGGATCTGTGCTAGTTACAAACCTTAAGACAGGATTCAGAAAAGGAGAATGGGACCGAGTGGAG ATCTATTTCCATGAAATACCAGATGAAATCATTGAGAAACTg aTTGAGGAGGGGATTGTGCTTAATGTTGCCGGAGGACTGATCATAGAGCATCCTTTGATTCTGCCCTTCGTCAAACAAGTG GTTGGAACAACAGATAGTGTGATGGGGCTCCCCAAAGCTCTGACTGAAAAACTTTTGAGGGAGGCCCTATAG
- the LOC121244726 gene encoding 7-methyl-GTP pyrophosphatase isoform X1 yields the protein MEANTSPFKAVVQIILGSSSIARRTILAEMGYEFTIMTADIDEKCIRKDKPEDLVMALAEAKADAIISKLQTINHQEKDVEQTILIAADTAEAILQRPIGDYIKDAEPTLLITCDQVVVYEGVVREKPSSKEEARQYLKDYSGSHAATVGSVLVTNLKTGFRKGEWDRVEIYFHEIPDEIIEKLIEEGIVLNVAGGLIIEHPLILPFVKQVVGTTDSVMGLPKALTEKLLREAL from the exons ATGGAAGCGAATACTTCTCCGTTCAAG GCTGTTGTGCAGATAATTTTGGGATCATCTTCAATAGCACGTCGAACAATATTAGCTGAGATGGGATACGAGTTTACAATTATG ACTGCAGATATTGATGAAAAATGCATACGAAAGGATAAGCCAGAAGACTTGGTTATGGCTCTCGCTGAGGCAAAG GCTGATGCTATCATATCAAAACTACAAACTATCAATCATCAAGAGAAGGATGTTGAACAAACAATCTTGATTGCGGCTGACACA GCAGAAGCCATCTTACAAAGGCCCATTGGTGACTACATAAAGGATGCTGAGCCAACACTGTTAATTACTTGTGACCAA GTGGTGGTCTATGAAGGTGTGGTCAGGGAAAAACCATCGAGTAAGGAGGAAGCAAGACAGTATTTGAAAG ACTATTCTGGGAGCCATGCAGCAACAGTGGGATCTGTGCTAGTTACAAACCTTAAGACAGGATTCAGAAAAGGAGAATGGGACCGAGTGGAG ATCTATTTCCATGAAATACCAGATGAAATCATTGAGAAACTg aTTGAGGAGGGGATTGTGCTTAATGTTGCCGGAGGACTGATCATAGAGCATCCTTTGATTCTGCCCTTCGTCAAACAAGTG GTTGGAACAACAGATAGTGTGATGGGGCTCCCCAAAGCTCTGACTGAAAAACTTTTGAGGGAGGCCCTATAG
- the LOC121244726 gene encoding 7-methyl-GTP pyrophosphatase isoform X2 gives MEANTSPFKIILGSSSIARRTILAEMGYEFTIMTADIDEKCIRKDKPEDLVMALAEAKADAIISKLQTINHQEKDVEQTILIAADTAEAILQRPIGDYIKDAEPTLLITCDQVVVYEGVVREKPSSKEEARQYLKDYSGSHAATVGSVLVTNLKTGFRKGEWDRVEIYFHEIPDEIIEKLIEEGIVLNVAGGLIIEHPLILPFVKQVVGTTDSVMGLPKALTEKLLREAL, from the exons ATGGAAGCGAATACTTCTCCGTTCAAG ATAATTTTGGGATCATCTTCAATAGCACGTCGAACAATATTAGCTGAGATGGGATACGAGTTTACAATTATG ACTGCAGATATTGATGAAAAATGCATACGAAAGGATAAGCCAGAAGACTTGGTTATGGCTCTCGCTGAGGCAAAG GCTGATGCTATCATATCAAAACTACAAACTATCAATCATCAAGAGAAGGATGTTGAACAAACAATCTTGATTGCGGCTGACACA GCAGAAGCCATCTTACAAAGGCCCATTGGTGACTACATAAAGGATGCTGAGCCAACACTGTTAATTACTTGTGACCAA GTGGTGGTCTATGAAGGTGTGGTCAGGGAAAAACCATCGAGTAAGGAGGAAGCAAGACAGTATTTGAAAG ACTATTCTGGGAGCCATGCAGCAACAGTGGGATCTGTGCTAGTTACAAACCTTAAGACAGGATTCAGAAAAGGAGAATGGGACCGAGTGGAG ATCTATTTCCATGAAATACCAGATGAAATCATTGAGAAACTg aTTGAGGAGGGGATTGTGCTTAATGTTGCCGGAGGACTGATCATAGAGCATCCTTTGATTCTGCCCTTCGTCAAACAAGTG GTTGGAACAACAGATAGTGTGATGGGGCTCCCCAAAGCTCTGACTGAAAAACTTTTGAGGGAGGCCCTATAG
- the LOC121244726 gene encoding 7-methyl-GTP pyrophosphatase isoform X3, protein MEANTSPFKAVVQIILGSSSIARRTILAEMGYEFTIMTADIDEKCIRKDKPEDLVMALAEAKADAIISKLQTINHQEKDVEQTILIAADTVVVYEGVVREKPSSKEEARQYLKDYSGSHAATVGSVLVTNLKTGFRKGEWDRVEIYFHEIPDEIIEKLIEEGIVLNVAGGLIIEHPLILPFVKQVVGTTDSVMGLPKALTEKLLREAL, encoded by the exons ATGGAAGCGAATACTTCTCCGTTCAAG GCTGTTGTGCAGATAATTTTGGGATCATCTTCAATAGCACGTCGAACAATATTAGCTGAGATGGGATACGAGTTTACAATTATG ACTGCAGATATTGATGAAAAATGCATACGAAAGGATAAGCCAGAAGACTTGGTTATGGCTCTCGCTGAGGCAAAG GCTGATGCTATCATATCAAAACTACAAACTATCAATCATCAAGAGAAGGATGTTGAACAAACAATCTTGATTGCGGCTGACACA GTGGTGGTCTATGAAGGTGTGGTCAGGGAAAAACCATCGAGTAAGGAGGAAGCAAGACAGTATTTGAAAG ACTATTCTGGGAGCCATGCAGCAACAGTGGGATCTGTGCTAGTTACAAACCTTAAGACAGGATTCAGAAAAGGAGAATGGGACCGAGTGGAG ATCTATTTCCATGAAATACCAGATGAAATCATTGAGAAACTg aTTGAGGAGGGGATTGTGCTTAATGTTGCCGGAGGACTGATCATAGAGCATCCTTTGATTCTGCCCTTCGTCAAACAAGTG GTTGGAACAACAGATAGTGTGATGGGGCTCCCCAAAGCTCTGACTGAAAAACTTTTGAGGGAGGCCCTATAG